The Penicillium oxalicum strain HP7-1 chromosome VI, whole genome shotgun sequence genome window below encodes:
- a CDS encoding Serine/threonine-protein phosphatase PP-Z: protein MASTCSTPRSPSLVSNPFKATSPKSLAWLSLLKRSGQHLRRSSKDENQYSGTRSLSTSPTDKASPPQHIEGVPSSPDQAVLTGTSPTRTRTLPVVTEPPVSILKKNNAFDLDSIIWDDSSRDRQNMRHSVDLDDAIARLLLAGSSKPSKSVCLSNAEIVGICSSARNILLSQPILLELNAPIQIVGDLHGQFPDLLRLFDTCGYPPSTNYLFLGDYVDRGKQSLETMLLLLCFKLKYPENFFILRGNHECANITRIYGFHDECKRRCNIKIWKTFTDVFNCLPIAAIVAEKIFCVHGGLSPNLTDMDDIRKISRPVEVPEYGLLNDLLWSDPANIRDWGPNDDRGVSWCFGKQPIVNFLKHHDLDLVCRSHMVVEGGYEFFGNKSLVTIFSAPNYCGEFDNCGASMSVSADLMCNFNLIRPFNQKKVDQQMKRARESTKTEKAL, encoded by the exons ATGGCGTCCACCTGCAGCACCCCCCGAAGTCCAAGTTTGGTCAGCAACCCGTTCAAAGCAACTTCACCCAAATCACTTGCTTGGCTCTCGCTCTTGAAACGCAGCGGGCAGCATCTACGCCGATCCAGCAAAGATGAGAACCAATATTCGGGTACGCGGTCTCTGTCGACCTCGCCGACCGACAAGGCCAGTCCCCCTCAGCATATCGAAGGCGTCCCGTCATCACCAGATCAAGCCGTCTTGACAGGCACCTCCCCAACGAGAACGAGAACACTCCCCGTAGTCACCGAGCCCCCGGTCTCCATCTTGAAAAAGAATAATGCCTTTGACCTGGATTCGATCATCTGGGATGATTCCTCCCGGGACCGCCAGAATATGCGACACTCGGTCGATCTCGACGATGCCATTGCTCGACTCCTGCTCGCCGGGTCGTCCAAACCATCCAAGAGTGTCTGTCTCAGCAACGCCGAAATCGTCGGCATCTGCTCCTCGGCACGGAACATCCTCCTCTCTCAACCCATCTTGCTCGAATTGAACGCCCCCATTCAAATCGTCGGCGACCTGCACGGCCAATTCCCGGacctcctccgcctcttcgACACCTGCGGCTACCCACCATCCACCAACtatctcttccttggcgACTATGTCGATCGTGGCAAGCAAAGTCTCGAGACGATGCTGCTGTTACTGTGCTTCAAGCTCAAGTACCCCGAGAATTTCTTTATCCTCCGCGGCAACCATGAATGCGCCAATATCACCCGCATCTATGGCTTCCACGATGAATGCAAGCGTCGTTGTAATATCAAGATTTGGAAAACCTTTACTGATGTGTTCAACTGTCTCCCAATCGCGGCCATTGTGGCCGAGAAGATCTTCTGCGTCCACGGAGGCTTGTCCCCGAACCTGACGGATATGGATGATATTCGCAAGATCTCGCGACCGGTCGAAGTCCCCGAGTATGGGCTCTTGAACGATCTACTCTGGAGTGACCCGGCGAATATCCGCGACTGGGGTCCCAATGATGACCGTGGTGTGAGCTGGTGTTTTGGCAAGCAGCCGATTGTCAATTTCTTGAAACATCATGACCTGGATCTGGTCTGTCGGTCGCATATGGTGGTGGAAGGGGGGTATGAATTCTTTGGGAATAAGTCCTTGGTGACGATCTTTTCTGCTCCAAAT TATTGCGGGGAATTTGACAACTGTGGCGCCAGCATGTCCGTGTCGGCGGATTTGATGTGCAATTTCAACCTGATTCGACCTTTTAATCAGAAAAAGGTCGATCAGCAGATGAAGAGGGCGAGGGAGTCGACCAAGACGGAGAAGGCCTTGTAA
- a CDS encoding Aldehyde dehydrogenase encodes MSSLSVQLTAPNGRVWSQPIGLFINNEWVKSSDGKKITTVNPATAEDITSVYAASTQDIDTAVKAARAALNHPSWRDLPGTERGKLMNRLAQLIEDNRETLATIETCDNGKPYTVSRDDDLTETAETIRYYSGYADKVFGQVIGTTPDKFAYTVREPIGVCGQIIPWNFPLSMAAWKLGPALACGNTVVLKPAEQTPLSILFLANLIVEAGFPPGVVNIVNGHGAIAGAALASHMDVDKIAFTGSTATAKQIMKMASVNLKNITLETGGKSPLIVFDDADLDQAVEWAHIGIMYNQGQICTATSRILVQDQIYDKFLAAFKAQVKSVSKVGDPFDESTFQGPQVTQAQYDRIMSYVDIGKSEKATLALGGKPFRGVGHGKGFFVEPTIFTDVSPSMRIWQEEVFGPFVAIVRFSTEEQAIEMANDTTYGLGSALFTTNLTRAHRVAKKIQAGMVWINSSNDSDWRIPFGGVKQSGIGRELGEAGLDAYSNIKAIHVNMKSKL; translated from the exons ATGTCTTCATTATCGGTCCAGTTGACTGCCCCCAACGGCCGCGTCTGGTCGCAGCCGATCGGGCTATTTATCAACAACGAATGGGTCAAGTCTTcggatggaaaaaaaatcaccaCAGTCAACCCAGC AACCGCAGAGGACATCACCTCCGTATACGCAGCGTCCACACAAGACATTGACACGGCCGTCAAGGCTGCACGTGCGGCCTTGAATCATCCCAGCTGGCGAGACCTGCCAGGAACCGAGCGCGGCAAGTTGATGAATCGTCTGGCACAGCTGATTGAGGACAATCGCGAGACGCTCGCAACTATTGAAACCTGCGATAATGGAAAGCCATACACCGTGTCACGAGATGATGACTTGACCGAGACGGCAGAGACCATTCGCTATTATAGCGGTTATGCCGACAAGGTCTTTGGTCAAGTCATTGGAACGACACCGGACAAGTTTGCCTATACGGTTCGCGAACCAATCGGTGTCTGTGGTCAGATTATTCC GTGGAATTTCCCCCTTTCCATGGCCGCCTGGAAGCTCGGACCTGCCTTGGCCTGCGGGAATACCGTTGTCCTCAAGCCCGCCGAGCAGACTCCTCTGTCCATTTTATTCTTGGCGAATCTCATCGTGGAGGCTGGATTTCCCCCAGGCGTTGTGAACATTGTCAATGGCCATGGGGCCATCGCAGGTGCCGCTCTCGCCTCCCACATGGACGTAGACAAGATTGCATTCACCGGCAGTACTGCAACGGCCAAACAGATCATGAAAATGGCCAGTGTGAATCTCAAAAACATCACCCTGGAGACCGGCGGCAAGAGTCCTCTGAttgtctttgatgatgccGACCTCGACCAGGCGGTCGAGTGGGCGCATATCGGCATCATGTATAACCAAGGCCAGATCTGCACGGCCACCTCCCGTATCCTGGTTCAGGATCAGATCTACGACAAATTCCTCGCCGCATTCAAAGCCCAGGTGAAATCCGTATCCAAAGTGGGCGATCCCTTTGACGAGTCTACCTTCCAGGGTCCCCAGGTGACCCAGGCCCAGTACGATCGCATCATGTCCTACGTCGATATTGGCAAGTCGGAGAAAGCGACCCTTGCTCTCGGTGGGAAACCCTTCCGCGGGGTCGGTCATGGCAAGGGATTCTTTGTGGAACCAACCATCTTCACGGACGTTTCCCCGAGTATGCGTATCTGGCAGGAAGAAGTCTTTGGACCGTTTGTGGCCATTGTACGATTCTCCACCGAGGAGCAAGCTATTGAGATGGCCAACGATACCACTTATGGTCTTGGCAGTGCCCTGTTCACGACCAATCTGACTCGTGCGCATCGTGTCGCAAAGAAGATCCAAGCCGGAATGGTCTGGATCAACTCGAGCAACGATAGCGACTGGCGGATTCCCTTTGGAGGAGTGAAGCAAAGTGGCATTGGACGGGAACTTGGCGAGGCGGGCCTGGACGCTTATTCAAATATCAAGGCGATTCATGTCAATATGAAGTCGAAGCTGTGA